The genomic DNA AAACAATGCGGTAAAAACTCTTGGATTGCCCCTATTTTATAAACATAGGTAGGCGGTGTCTCGACTTCAGATACATTATCAAGAATAACTATTCTTCCTTCCTCATTCAACAGTTCCTTCATTTGCTGTATTACGCTGGCTATATCATCCAAATGATGAAAGGTTGTTCGGCTTACAATAAAATCAAACTTCTCATTAAAATTAAGTTGTTCTGCATTCATATTCAGATAGACCGTATTTGTTAGTTGACGTTTAGATTTGGCAAGATCGAGCATTTGATTAGAAATATCAATCCCTACCACTTCATCATAATAACTTGCTAATTTCTCCACTAACAAACCCGAGCCACATCCGATATCTAATGCTCTGCCTTTCTTTGGAGACATATTAGACACAAAGAATGAATAATCATTCAAAAGCTCATTCACGAAATCGTAATCTTCTGCAACCTTATCAAACTGTGATTCTATTGTATTCAAAAAGATCCCCCATTCCTACTTTATCGACATTCTTTCATTACTTACCACTTTAGATGTTTTTTCGTTGGGGATAAAACTTCCCTTTAGACAATTTTATCCAAAGACAATACAACAGTGCAACTTTATTAAAGTCACTGTCCTTTATCGCAGCCTTTACTTTTTAGTAAAGACAGTGGCTTCTCTTATCAAGTTTCAAAACATATTATTTTGAAGAAAACGTCCAACTGAAGTGTCAAGTGCAAAATTACATATAGAGCTTTATTCTAAAAAGTAAACAGAAATGATATAATCAGTTACGTAAGGAGGTTTCAAGTATGTGCACTAGTATCGCAGTAGTAGATATTACTTTATCTCATTCATAATGAAAAAAATGGCAAGGAGAAGGTTATAATGAACCAGAAAAACCCAAAGGACACTCAAAATTTTATTACTTCTAAAAAGCATGTAAAAGAGATATTGAATCATACGAATATAAATAAACAAGATAATGTAATAGAAATTGGATCAGGAAAAGGTCATTTTACCAAAGAACTTGTCAAAATGAGTCGGTGGGTGGATTCTATAGAAATTGATGAGGACTTGTGTCAAGTCACCCAAAAAGTCGTGAAGCCTTTTCAGAATATAAAAGTTATCCATACGGATATTCTGAAATTTAACTTCCCCAAAAACAAAGACTATAAAATATTTGGTAATATCCCCTTTAACATCAGTACTGATATTGTCAAAAAAATTGCTTTTGAAAGCAATTCGAAATATAGTTACCTTATTGTGGAGAATGGTTTTGCAAAAAGATTACAAAATACGAAACGAGCTTTAGGTTTGCTATTGATGGTGGAATTGGACATAAGAGTTCTCAAAAAAGTGCCACGAGCATATTTTCACCCTAAACCGAATGTAGACTCTGTATTGATTGTTCTTGAACGACATCAACCATTGATTTTAAAGAAGGACTACAAAGAGTATCAATCTTTTGTTTATAAGTGGGTAAACCGTGAATATCGCGTTCTTTTTACTAAAAACCAATTCCGACAGGCTTTGAAGCATGCAAATGTCACTAATATTAATAAACTATCGAAGGAACAATTTCTTTCTATTTTCAATAGTTACAAATTGTTTCAGTAAATTAAAGTAATAAAGCGTTCTCTAATTTCACAAGAGAACGCTTTATTCTTCCTAAAAATTTTCAATATTTATTAATAAATCGGTTGTTTTAAAAGTAGGCACCTGTTATTGCAATAAAATTAGCCTAATTGAGAGAAGTTTCTATAGAATTTTTCATATACTTAACGATTTGTATATTATTTATATAATTGGCTGGTATTGAACGTTTGTCTAAAATCTTTTTCACTTCATCTGCAGTTGAACCTGCATATTCTCCATATGTTGCAATAACAAATAGATATTTGCAATTAAAAATAGAGCGTTCTAAAAAATCTCTAATATATGGCGGGATATTAACGTGAAAAACCGGGAATACAATACCTATCCTCTCGTCTGAGAACTCATATTTATTCTCTTTTATCATTTGTGGGATGGATATTAGTTTTCCACCAAGTCTTTTCGCAACATAAAGACTGTTTCCTGTTGCGGTAAAATACAAAATTGTCATTTCTGCTACCTCTCTTTAACTAATTAGGATTCAAAATTGATTTTTGATGCAGTTACACTTGCATCGGGTTTGAATTGTTATCTAGGTGTCATCATAATGAGTATTATACTTAAGAAAATTCAAAATGTAAGTACGCACATTTGTGACGTATACTATCCCAACGGATAGTGTAAAGGATGAACTAGATTTTGTTTAAACGTTAAATTTCTCAATTCCCTGTACAAATCTATCTTTATCCTCATCTCTCATTAATGGAATAACTGTAACACAGGATACATTCCTCATTTTTTACAGTGGCAATAATCAGTCTACTATGTTCAACTTCTATGAGAAAATATACTTCGTTTGGCTCTTTTTAACGAACAATACAAGAAAAATATCCTAATTATCTGTTGCTTTTTTACTACAAAACAATCGATTAGTACATTATTACCATACCTATTTAGCACCAAGGCAAGCAATTCTACAAATCACAATATAATCTGATTTATCACCCTATATCTAAATACTATTGTTGAACTTCAGTTTCTCTTATCTTAACCTTCCTTTCTGCTGTATTTGAGACGTCATAACCTCTTGAACATTTTCAAATTCTTTACTTATGACATATTCATCAAATACTTCAGTCCCATATTTAGAATCTGGTTCTGCAACGACAGAAACCACCTGCTCAATCCTCCTGTTATATACAGAGGGCTACTGGAAGAACAACTTCTGGCAGCATAACAATCAAAGGAAATTTAGTGAGTTTATACGACTACACTTTTCTTGACAATTCCAAAGTATAGATAATAAAAACCGCTATGCGGCAAACTCAAAAGGTCTTCACATAGCGATTATATCTAATAAAAATTCATTAATTTTTTTACATTTTCAACAACCAGAATGTATCATTAACACTTTTACATCCTTATTGCATAACTCAAAAATTACATAACTTCCAATTCTCTCATCAACTGTTCCCATTCATTAAAATAATTACCCTGACACCTTTTAACATCATCAATTGATTTTTGTATTTCCGTCAGTACTATATAATCAGAAGAATTGTTTGGTTCAGAAATGATTTTATTCAATCTTTCTAATTCTTCATCATATTGATTTATTAACACTTCAAGCTTTTCAATTCGTTTCTCCTTCTTAACCTTCTCCTTCTCAATGGAGTTACGATCGCCTTTTACTGTGTTATTTTTCTCTACTTTCTGCTCAACTTTAATGTTATTAAATGGCTTTTCAGAATTCATCCTTTTTTTCTCGTACTCACCATAAGTAGATTGTACAAACTCTACACCATCCTTATCAAAAACAAGTAATCTGTCAGCAATCTTATTAGTAAAATATCTATCATGTGACACAAAAATAATTGTACCTTGATAACTGCATAAGATATTCTCTAAATTCTCTTTTCCAATAATATCCATGTGGTTTGTCGGTTCATCTAAGATTAAAACATTAGGACGTTTATATAATAATTTACATAATGTCAATCTAACCTTTTCTCCACCTGACAAAGAGGACACCGGTCTAAAAA from Fusobacterium hominis includes the following:
- a CDS encoding class I SAM-dependent methyltransferase, which produces MNTIESQFDKVAEDYDFVNELLNDYSFFVSNMSPKKGRALDIGCGSGLLVEKLASYYDEVVGIDISNQMLDLAKSKRQLTNTVYLNMNAEQLNFNEKFDFIVSRTTFHHLDDIASVIQQMKELLNEEGRIVILDNVSEVETPPTYVYKIGAIQEFLPHCFKFGIKNAIRIYNHNGSVAKF
- the erm(A) gene encoding 23S rRNA (adenine(2058)-N(6))-methyltransferase Erm(A), whose translation is MNQKNPKDTQNFITSKKHVKEILNHTNINKQDNVIEIGSGKGHFTKELVKMSRWVDSIEIDEDLCQVTQKVVKPFQNIKVIHTDILKFNFPKNKDYKIFGNIPFNISTDIVKKIAFESNSKYSYLIVENGFAKRLQNTKRALGLLLMVELDIRVLKKVPRAYFHPKPNVDSVLIVLERHQPLILKKDYKEYQSFVYKWVNREYRVLFTKNQFRQALKHANVTNINKLSKEQFLSIFNSYKLFQ
- a CDS encoding EFR1 family ferrodoxin (N-terminal region resembles flavodoxins. C-terminal ferrodoxin region binds two 4Fe-4S clusters.); translation: MTILYFTATGNSLYVAKRLGGKLISIPQMIKENKYEFSDERIGIVFPVFHVNIPPYIRDFLERSIFNCKYLFVIATYGEYAGSTADEVKKILDKRSIPANYINNIQIVKYMKNSIETSLN